The DNA window CGACATGTAGGCTCTATCAGCGTCTCGCTCACGCTCCGAAAGGTACACGAGCATCCTGATAAGGTGTGATCCCTCTGACAATCTGATGACGTCGCTACGCTCCGCTTGTTGCTGTATCACCAACGGGGCTTTATGGCTGCTATTGTTTAAACTTAAGAACATACTAGTCGGAGAAAAAAGATGAGCGTTACGTATAAAATCACTTACGAACACAGAGACGGTAACGAAACCAGATCGGAAGAAGTGTTACTTCAATCTGACAACGAACCAACACAAGATGAAATATACGATGCAGTAAGAAGAGATACTGCAAGACTTAGCTCTCCAAAACCAGGGACAACGGCGGTAGCTGGGTTCTCTGTTATTGCTGTAGTGCCAGTCCCCTAACAAGTAAGGGGGCATAACTCCCCCTCATATCATTCCTATAAACCCCGTAGCCATTAATGGATTTATACGACCTTAATTAACGAGTAAATACCATCTGGCTTAAGATAATCAATGATATCGAAGAAGGATATGAATAACTCCCACGGACCTAAGGCGTAGCAGTGGATTTCATATGGAGCAAAATGAAAAGTTAATCCTGATTCACTAATGGTGAAAATATCTAGTTTACTATCCGTTATCCCCCTAATTAACCATTCCATATCAGATTCCTCAGGTTTTTCTCCCGTTCTTTCCCAGAATACACGGGGCGCATCCGATATAAGCCTTTCTTTAATTTTGTTAATAGCATCGTACCCTTTTTCATCAATGAAGAGATCATATAATGAAAATTTATAGGAATAATCACCGTCGGTTACTACGAAATTGCTAACATCGAAATGGCTATTCGGGTGAGCTGCGCCTGCACCATACCAATTGACACTATGGAGAATACTTAGGATATGGTTATTACAGTATGCAATGTAATATCCTTCAATATAGTCACTGGTATAAGTGCTTTTATACTCTTCACTCCAACCAAAATTACTTGGCCAAGGTGAAGTTCTGTTATTGAAAACTAAGTGCGTGGCCCGACCTTTGAAATAGTTAGATATGATCTTTGCTGACTGAGGATGAGTTTGGTTAGAAACAATCGGATAGGTTATATCAATTTCATGTCCAGGTATGCTGTTATATTCTTCCTTAAATGTTTCACTTGTGAATGTAAAATTACCGTACGTTACCCCTTTCGCAATTTCAATGTTTTGTTGAGTTGCAGCTAAGGCTAACGATTTTTCTAACAACGCCCAGCCATCTTCACGTTTATAATCGATGTATTGAATTTTTGAAGATATGAATGTTGGGACAGGTGAATCATCAATAAGGATGGGTATAACAAAAATGTCATCAGGTTTGTAATATTTTAATTTATCAATGGCTTCATTCATTTCACGCCTGATATAACCATTTTTTTGACAGCTAATTTTGCTAAGAATAATAATTATAACATTTGCACTGCTAAAGTTTTTTTGAATTTCGTTGTCCCAATTTACACCCGCAGGAATATCCCTTATATCCATCCAAGGACTATAACCATTGTTTTTTAATTTCTCATAAATTGACTCTGTAATCTTTTCATCTTCTTTTGCGTGAGCCAAAAATAATTTCATTCCTGATCTCCATTAGAGAATATTCGATATATTTTAACATCAGTGAGTGCAAAGTTTACATTCATTATATTGCAAGCTGGAGGGCGAGGGTAGCCTTTAAGATGTATTTAAATGATCTAAGTGCTATGTTCGCTTCGAGAGTTTCACCTCCTTCGGATTAACGCGCTCCGTAGCGTCACATCAGAAAAAACTGATTATCGGCTGGTATTCCTTCTTCACTCCTCTGAGTCCTCCGTATCGAATGTTTTCGTATAGGGGCAGTGCTGAGCGCTAGTTGTGTAGGTGAACAAGTAGATGTTGTTTTGATACGTGCATAACGTTTTACCGTTCTCCGTCTGTTCTTCTTGCGGGGCCGTCATTGTGATTTTAGTTGCCATAGCCTGACCACTGAGAACCAGTAGACCCAACAAAATCAGCTTTTTCATATCAACTCCCTCCCGCTTGTTCTAGTTCATTTTACCATGGCTCTATGGCCTCTCTGCTTAGTAGAAAAATATCACCATCGCTCAAAATTGCAGCAAAATTGAAATATCTGACTGGTATCAACAAACGAACGTTTGATGATCCTATTCAAGCACATCTAATTTTAGCATCAACAATATAGGGTATTGACTTTATGATACCAAAGATCAATGATGATACCGTTAATTGATACTAGATGAGGGTTAGATATGAGTCGTATTTTTGCATATTGCCGTGTCTCGACGAACGAGCAGACAACAGAAAACCAAATCATGGCGATTCGTCAGGCTGGTTATGACATCCTTGATAGTCGAGTAGTGTCTGAGACCGTCTCTGGTGGTGTACAGGCCATGCAGCGTAGAGCTTTTGCTAACATGGTTGATCACAAACTTGAGGAAGGTGACACGCTTGTTGTTTTAAAACTTGACCGCTTAGGGCGCGATAACATCGACGTACAGCAGACCATCACCATGTTAATCGAGAGAGGAATAAAAGTTGTCTCTCTTGATTTGCCTGTGAGAGACCTTTCAAGCGCAGAGGGGAAACTCATGCTACAGATGTTTTCATCTTTTGCTGAGTTCGAAAAGTCGCGCATTATAGAGCGAACTAAAGAGGGTTTAGAGCGTGCCAAACAGGAAGGTAAGATATTAGGCCGCCCTGTTGCTACAGAGACACGCAGACGTGTACAGGAAGCCAGGGAGCAGGGATTGAGTCAGTCAAAGGCGGCTCAATCTCTGGGGTTGGGAATAGCTACAATTAAACGCTACTGGAACATCTAGTAAAATACAGTACCTCAATCTGACCTCATCAATTGACCTCGCTACGGCGGGGTTTTTTATTGTCCAAAATTTATATGTAAATAGTAATCATTTGCAACAAAATACTGATCATTCATACAGGTTTCAAAAGTCAAAATTTTGACTTTTTCTAAAATTCGCTTTCCACGAAATAGCGAAGAGACGAGTTTGTTTAGCAATTTAATGAATTTTTATTTAGAAATCTGGATGTTTAGATGTCTATTTGTAGTGTTAAAGCCCTAATGCAATCATAACTAATTGATTTATATTGTCATTTTATTATATGTTATTTATGGGATGATTTATCAGTTTAAGCTATCAATCATAATATGGAGCTAATTAGCCTCTATTTACCCCTTATTAATAGTAGATAAATCACATTTCAATAAATTTTCATTTTACTTTTTATTGTTGAAAGTTAACTTTCATTGTGAACTACACACAATCAAAGAGGCTATAATGAGCAACTATCTTTTTTGTAATTGGCATGGCACCTATTTTCATGGTAGTTTCATAAATAACAATTCAGCTTTTACTGCTTTTTGTAATCACCAATCAGCGGCATATTGGGATAATGAGGGTAAGTGCATTAAGCACCTAATACCTCAGAATGTAGGGGTGTATGCGAGATTACCATTAAATAAAGATGACAATATTGAAGACGTGTTTAGCGATAGCAAATTTATACTTTGCTTTGAGGGAGATTTGTTAAATGATTATTTGGACTGCAATGAAGTTTTAGGGTTATATTTATCTGGAAAGATAAATGCAGTTCAAAAAATATACCGCACTAGATAGGGTAGTGGATTTCTTATATTTATGAGGCGTTCTCGGTGGGTAATAAAATATATTACCCATTAATATTTTTCCTGAAGATTATGACTATACGGAAAAGGGTGCCACTTTTTTACTATACCTAGAGGGTGTATTAACATTGATACAGGGTAATAAGATTTTAGTATGGGGGTAATAATTTTTTATTAGGGGGGTAATAAAATTTTAGTACCCAGGGTAATAAAAAAGTTACCACTATTATATTAATTATAAGATTAAATATTATATTAATTATAAGATCATATCTTTTTATCTTTAGTCATAGTTAATAAGTTAGTATCTTCCCGCTATCGTGTGGATAGTATTAGTCCCCGAGGAGGATTTCTGGTTGATGTCGCGGGGACTATGATTTGAGTCTTCACAGTATTCCATTACATTCCATACCGTGATGCAGACTCAGGTGTAAGACGCTTAACCACATTAACGATAAACCTGTTAACATGGTAAACCATCTAACACTCATATACAGAAACTAATCAATTAAAAATGATAAACCTATTTTTAATCTTTACTTTCTGATTCGTGGTAAACCTCCCGCAGGGAGAAAATCAGATCACAAGTTCCAAAACTCAGAATTCTAAAGTGATCTAAATCATATTTAATAAATCATAAAAGTAATAAATTATCTTTTTATTAAATAATATATAACTAGATCATAAGTTAGTTTTGTGTCCCATTTTGGGGACAATTGATGAGATGCAAGGTTTTAGTTCCCGCGATAGCAATTGCATCTCAAATTTACACTACAAGTTAGCACAGCTTACTGATGTCAAATACAGACCCTGTAAAAAAGCCCTACAGGCGATTTAAATTATAAAAACGATAAATGGTATACCTAATATGAGAAAACCTCTCAGAATGCGATACAGAGCGTTTTATAGTGGGTTATGAGATTGCTGGTAAATGTGGTTGACACCAAGACAGGGAATTTGATAATATTCGATTTGTAAAAATATATCTTAAAAATGCATTGACAGAGTTCTATCATTGGTATAGAATAGTAGTAGGAAACAGAAAAACCTAAATTCGATGCACTTTGAGCCATTCTCTGGCTGCAAGGTGTCTTTTTATTATGTCTAAAGGAGGCTTATTGAAATACTTCACAATTGAACAGGTAGTAGAGGCACTGAAAACTGGCGCAGCACGCCGCCATCAAATTTACGACAATTTTGCCCAGGCACGATATCGCGGATTCACAGAACGCGCAGCACTTTTTAAAGCTGCACTTGAGATTTTCGATAAATGGAAAAAGGAGAATAAAAAATCATGAACATTCGTTTTAGCCCTGACACTCACAAACTTTTAATAGCTCGTGCCAATAGTGAGGATAAGCCCGCAGCCGCACTGGTTAACGAATTAATTACAGCAATCCTAAAGCAAGAGGAAAAGAATGAAGAAATCGGTAGACAACCAAAATAATTACTTTAAATCACATTACGACATTTTTAAAATCAACACTATCAACGGCAAAAAGTTTTCAATATCTGCAAAATCTATCTACAGTTACCTAAAAAGTTTTAGCGATGCTGGTCTCAAGGTATTTCCCAGTCATAATGAAATTGCTGATACCTTTGGTATTACCCGAAACGCAGCGATAAAACAGATAGAAAAACTGATCGAATTAGGTTTGATCGAACGTGAGATACGTCCCGGTAATTGCAATGAGTACCACGTCCTCCCCATTCAAACAGAGAATACATATGGACGGACATATTCGGAAAACAAGGGGACCAGGCACGAGGTCAAAGGCGATTTTGAGAATAAGTCTGAATCAATCCCAGATATAGTATTAATTGAAGATGATGATGATTTACCATGGTAAACAACAGGAGGCTTATTGGCACTAGCGAGAAACACAGTTTTTGAAGAAGCAATTGAATTAGGATTTAATAACAGAAATAAAAAAGTTAGAATTTCTAAAAAACTAAAACCACTAAAGATTATTAAACGCTACGAACAAAGCCCGCCACTTACACCAGACGAACGAGAAACAATTAACTCTATGGATGGTGTGACGTGGAAACCTCGTCAACGGTATAACGGATTCAGGTTCAATCGTGAACCACTCAAATTTGAATATCTTTTTGATAATATAAATGAATACGAGGGTTGGCTGGAGTTTAACCGATTAGAAAATGAAAACTTCACAGGAAATGATCTTGGGCTTGATTTTGATGCACCAGGCATCACCGACTAACAATAATAATAAAGGAAGGTAAATTGATTAATTTTGAACAGCACAAGAATATTGTAGAAGACTTCGTTGAACAGTACTACCCGCTGGCGCATAGCTTGATGGTTGATAGCTATATTGACCCGGCAGTCTATTATTCCAATTATCAGATATTGCTTGAGGCAATGAACACTCGCCCGGAGCATCCAGAATTCTTTTTAGAGTGGCTTTTAGAAGATGACCCCGCGATTTATATTAATTTGATGGAGCTTGTTGTCATCACCAGAACTATTGATAACGTTTTTGAACAAGTCTCGCCTTAACTTTATCACTTAAATCATAAAACCTCTCAGAATGCGATACAGCGCGTTTTATGGGTATATTTGGATGCTCCATGAGATCAATTATCCCTACAATAGAAATAAAATTGAAATAATAAAAATATCTCTATTTAGAGACTCTAAATATTGACAGGTTATGTGTTTTTAATATATAATAGAGATATGAGGAACATAATTTAATATGGCTTTCTTCCTCATCTCCTTGTTAATTTAGATCTGAGTTTGTAGTGATTCTTAGATTTTATCCTGATGGTTCTATGGATAATGGCGAGCGCAAATCGCCGAACCAAAATAGGCATTTTTTGGCATTAATGCTTAACTTCTTGGGAATCCCATTATTGCTCTGGGCATAATTCACCCTTCACGATAAGTAATGGGCAATTCTCAATATATATTTTGCATGAGTGTATATTGAGAATTAACCCTCTAAAAAGTCTAATTCGAGTTAATCAACGTTCTCTTCTTATGTTTTAAGGCCTCGCACTGAGGCCTTTCTTTTATTTCAATTTGCAAAATGAAATGGATTTAAAAATGAATATCAAAAAAGCAACATTAGCTGATGGTCGGCAGGGGATTACAATTTTTGCAGAGCCGGATATTATTTCTGAAATGGTAGCTCTTTGCAAACAACGGAATATCCCCGTGGAAGAGTCCCCAGAGGTTTCCCGGGAGACTCTGGATAATCTGACCAAAACCGCTAAACAAATCTCAGCTATTGAAAAAGTAAAGGCTATCGCCGATGAACTAAAAAACAAAAAGGCTGAGGAAACTCAATCTCCAAAACAAATTATTAAAAACATTCTCAAGGGGAAAAAATGAAAATTTCTACATCACACCTGTGGGCATCTGATATCGTCGCCTATGCGGCTGACCCAATCAATTTTGATGAGGTGGTAAAGGTTAACTCACTGGCGTCTGAAATTGTAGCAGGTTCGCTACTCGATAAAACTACATTGACTCTCGCAAATGATTCCACCACAGCAGAAAACCTAATTCTGGTTTTAGATCCTGCCTGGGCTGGTCAAAAGTATTTACGCATTTGCCGCAACGGTCTGGCTACTTTTGTACGCCGTGAAAACCTGGTTGCTGCATCTGGTGCAGATATGGAAACTCTGTTTAACAAATTGGCTGAAAATCTTATCGTCATTGCTGGCGATGAAAAAATGCTTCCTACCACATAATAATTAAAAAGGATTAAATAATGAGCACAGCGTACGAACAACTCCTAGTTGAAAAAGTTATCGATTTTGGGGACAGTTTTTCCGATGTAAAACAACCTAACAACGTCATCACGAGTTTAAATTTATTTGGAGATGAGAATCTCAGCATCAATAAAGTTTTAAATGACCGTCTTGTTGAAGATGCAGATCGCGTCAATAGTGAAAATTCCCCTTACGTAAACAGTGATTTTAACACTACTGAACTACCCACATTTGATAGCCATTTCGTTGAACTCCGAACATTTAAACGAGTGGACAAAATTAGCTCCCGCTCGTTCGAACAGGCTCGTGGTTTTGGCAAAACTGTAGCTGAAACTATGGACGATCAAATCGCAAAATACCTTATTGAACATGATATCGCGTATCAAAATACTCTAGAGACCATCCTCGCTGAATCCGTCCTAGCAGGGAAACAATCTGGAGTTTATACCGCACAAGGCGATTTAGATTTTTTTGCTGAATTCAATCAAACTAAATCCACAGCAACGTTCGATTTTAGTTCTACTTCCAATGTTCTGGCACAACTGGACGCTGTACAGCGCCAAATTCGACAGGCAGCACGCAGTAAACTGAAATCTATGCAGGGCATTGTTTGTTTATGCACTGGTAATATGGCGCAGAATTTGGCCTACCACAAATCGATTCTTGATGCAGTTATCTATGCAACTCCTGTTAATGACCCAGCTAATTTTGTTGGCACTCTACAATTTTACCTTCAGGCGTATCCTGTATGGTCACTGAAAGGGATCACTTTTGTTGATGTCACTGGTGATAGCTATCTGGAATCTCTAATTGGCGAGAACAACGCTGTTTTTGTTCCCCGTTTTGCGCAGGATAGCGGCGTATTTAAACTGTTTAACGGTATTGGAACCATGCATGCAACGATTGGAAAAACTCCGGCTAAATTCCATCAATACGCAATTGTTGATGAAATGCAATTTCCGACACTGATTTCAGAGTCTGCACACCTGGCAATTAATAACCTGCCACAGGCTGTGGTATACGCTAGTATCACCAACTAATGATCTTCACAGCAGCATTAACCGTGCTGCTTGTTGAATTATGGGTTGGTGAGCAAATTCCAATTCATATAATAATTATTCTATTGTGGAGATTGTTAAAAAATGACAGCACAAATAATTCTTAAAGATGAAAACGGAAACTTCGCTACTATTGACAATCTCAGCGATTGGGATCTATTTAGGTTAATCAATATTACACGGTTAGCTTCAAAAACTGGTGGGAATCGTCATACTATTGCAGCACGCGTATGCAGGCAATATCCCGATGGTGAGTATCGAAGTTTGGTAACAGCATTAAATAAATAAAAATAAATTAGACAAAGCCTCGCCCTTTACGGGGTTGAGGCTTTTTTTATTATGGAGTGAAAAATTATGAGCGTGAATGTAAAAGCCGCCACCCTAACCAACCTTGTTAAATATAAAACAGACAGGGCGTCATTACGTAGCGTACGTGATGATATGAAAAAATTACAAAAGGATTTCAGCAAAACAGAGGGAACTATAGCCAAAGCAAAAATGCAGGCTGATAAACAGGCGTACACTGCACAAATGCAGCAGCAGAAACAGGTTCAACAACAACAGAAACAAGCAGCAAAACAGGCGACA is part of the Klebsiella quasipneumoniae subsp. quasipneumoniae genome and encodes:
- a CDS encoding TIR domain-containing protein, whose protein sequence is MKLFLAHAKEDEKITESIYEKLKNNGYSPWMDIRDIPAGVNWDNEIQKNFSSANVIIIILSKISCQKNGYIRREMNEAIDKLKYYKPDDIFVIPILIDDSPVPTFISSKIQYIDYKREDGWALLEKSLALAATQQNIEIAKGVTYGNFTFTSETFKEEYNSIPGHEIDITYPIVSNQTHPQSAKIISNYFKGRATHLVFNNRTSPWPSNFGWSEEYKSTYTSDYIEGYYIAYCNNHILSILHSVNWYGAGAAHPNSHFDVSNFVVTDGDYSYKFSLYDLFIDEKGYDAINKIKERLISDAPRVFWERTGEKPEESDMEWLIRGITDSKLDIFTISESGLTFHFAPYEIHCYALGPWELFISFFDIIDYLKPDGIYSLIKVV
- a CDS encoding recombinase family protein — translated: MSRIFAYCRVSTNEQTTENQIMAIRQAGYDILDSRVVSETVSGGVQAMQRRAFANMVDHKLEEGDTLVVLKLDRLGRDNIDVQQTITMLIERGIKVVSLDLPVRDLSSAEGKLMLQMFSSFAEFEKSRIIERTKEGLERAKQEGKILGRPVATETRRRVQEAREQGLSQSKAAQSLGLGIATIKRYWNI
- a CDS encoding helix-turn-helix domain-containing protein; this encodes MKKSVDNQNNYFKSHYDIFKINTINGKKFSISAKSIYSYLKSFSDAGLKVFPSHNEIADTFGITRNAAIKQIEKLIELGLIEREIRPGNCNEYHVLPIQTENTYGRTYSENKGTRHEVKGDFENKSESIPDIVLIEDDDDLPW
- a CDS encoding major capsid protein translates to MSTAYEQLLVEKVIDFGDSFSDVKQPNNVITSLNLFGDENLSINKVLNDRLVEDADRVNSENSPYVNSDFNTTELPTFDSHFVELRTFKRVDKISSRSFEQARGFGKTVAETMDDQIAKYLIEHDIAYQNTLETILAESVLAGKQSGVYTAQGDLDFFAEFNQTKSTATFDFSSTSNVLAQLDAVQRQIRQAARSKLKSMQGIVCLCTGNMAQNLAYHKSILDAVIYATPVNDPANFVGTLQFYLQAYPVWSLKGITFVDVTGDSYLESLIGENNAVFVPRFAQDSGVFKLFNGIGTMHATIGKTPAKFHQYAIVDEMQFPTLISESAHLAINNLPQAVVYASITN